The following coding sequences are from one Microbacterium sp. SORGH_AS_0969 window:
- a CDS encoding DUF3099 domain-containing protein: MKTSSRAQSATSLPQAPREDAGSRFTKYMVMMGIRIACFVLMAVVQPYGWYTFVFAAGAIFLPYLAVIVANVGADVGARAAEAPERSLEASAPAAPTPAPAAPTVIRIAETSRLDAARDDRS, translated from the coding sequence GTGAAGACATCGTCCCGTGCCCAATCCGCGACGTCTCTCCCGCAGGCCCCGCGGGAAGACGCCGGCTCCCGTTTCACCAAGTACATGGTGATGATGGGGATCCGTATCGCGTGCTTCGTGCTCATGGCCGTGGTGCAGCCCTACGGGTGGTACACCTTCGTCTTCGCCGCGGGGGCGATCTTCCTCCCCTACCTCGCCGTGATCGTGGCGAACGTGGGCGCCGACGTGGGTGCACGTGCGGCCGAGGCACCCGAGCGGTCTCTCGAGGCGTCCGCCCCGGCTGCGCCGACGCCAGCGCCGGCCGCCCCCACCGTGATCCGTATCGCCGAGACGTCGCGACTCGACGCCGCTCGCGACGACCGCTCGTGA
- a CDS encoding SURF1 family protein, protein MPTGARWAMYVGIAILFAIACAYLSNWQFSRNAERSEQLQLVTDNYDATPVALGDLLAPGADLAPSDEWRPVRLEGQYLADEQLLVRNRAHNGSAAYEQLVPFRLTDGRVFLIDRGWLPPGNSQSLPDDIPAPPLGTVTVEARLRPGEAAPTSGRTAEAGQVPTINLGLVAEQTGPIEPGAYGLLMSEDPAPADAPAPVDPPSDDPGPYLSYAIQWILFALMGFGFITYVIVSERKLRREEADDDDDELAPVALPASESTEPRRRVDPVALHRARKRPKDRDADDEDALLDAR, encoded by the coding sequence ATGCCCACGGGTGCACGCTGGGCGATGTACGTCGGCATCGCGATCCTCTTCGCGATCGCGTGTGCGTACCTGTCGAACTGGCAGTTCTCGCGCAACGCCGAGCGCAGCGAGCAGCTGCAGCTCGTCACCGACAATTACGACGCGACACCGGTCGCGCTGGGTGATCTCCTCGCTCCCGGCGCCGACCTGGCGCCCTCCGACGAGTGGCGACCGGTCCGGCTCGAGGGCCAGTACCTCGCCGACGAGCAGTTGCTGGTGCGCAACCGGGCGCACAACGGCTCCGCCGCCTACGAGCAGCTCGTGCCGTTCCGCCTCACCGACGGCCGCGTCTTCCTCATCGACCGCGGCTGGCTCCCGCCGGGCAACAGCCAGTCGCTCCCCGACGACATCCCCGCTCCCCCCTTGGGCACCGTGACCGTCGAAGCGCGGTTGCGTCCCGGCGAGGCCGCGCCGACCTCGGGACGTACCGCTGAGGCGGGTCAGGTGCCGACGATCAATCTCGGCCTCGTCGCCGAGCAGACGGGTCCCATCGAACCCGGCGCCTACGGACTGCTCATGTCGGAGGACCCGGCTCCCGCCGACGCCCCGGCGCCCGTCGACCCGCCGAGCGACGACCCCGGTCCGTACCTGTCGTACGCGATCCAGTGGATCCTGTTCGCTCTCATGGGCTTCGGCTTCATCACCTACGTGATCGTCAGCGAGCGCAAGCTCCGCCGCGAGGAAGCCGACGACGATGACGACGAGCTCGCACCAGTCGCGCTGCCCGCGAGCGAGAGCACCGAACCCCGCCGTCGCGTCGACCCGGTCGCCCTGCACCGCGCACGCAAGCGCCCGAAAGATCGCGACGCCGACGACGAGGACGCCCTTCTCGACGCGCGCTGA
- a CDS encoding ABC-F family ATP-binding cassette domain-containing protein — MLAVHDLEIRVGARVLMSDVSFRVSDGDKIGLVGRNGAGKTTLTKVLAGDLLPSNGGVDRSGELGYLPQDPRSGDPEMLARTRILDARGLGSLALGMHEASMAMGDDDPAVAAKAMKKYGNLTERFEAAGGYAAEAEAASIAHNLSLPDRILDQPLKTLSGGQRRRIELARILFSDAQTMILDEPTNHLDADSVVWLREFLKGYKGGLIVISHDVELVGETVNRVFYLDANRQVIDVYNMNWKNYLRQRVADEERRKKERVNVEKKATALQLQAARFGAKASKAAAAHQMVARAEKMLSGLDEVRQDERVAKLRFPKPAPCGKTPLMASGLSKSYGSLEIFTDVDLAIDRGSRVVILGLNGAGKTTLLRILAGVDQPDTGQLEPGHGLKIGYYAQEHENLDVNRSVLENMMSSAPHITATEARKVLGSFLFVGDDVLKPAGVLSGGEKTRLSLATLVVSSANMLLLDEPTNNLDPASREEILGALAHYEGAVVLVSHDEGAVEALNPERVLILPDGVEDIWGRDYADLITLA; from the coding sequence GTGCTTGCCGTGCACGACCTCGAGATCCGCGTGGGCGCCCGCGTGCTCATGTCCGACGTGTCGTTCCGCGTCTCCGATGGCGACAAGATCGGACTCGTCGGGCGCAACGGTGCGGGAAAGACCACCCTGACCAAGGTGCTGGCGGGCGATCTCCTGCCCTCGAACGGCGGCGTCGACCGCTCGGGCGAGCTCGGCTACCTCCCGCAGGACCCCCGCTCCGGCGACCCCGAGATGCTCGCGCGTACGCGCATCCTCGACGCGCGCGGGCTCGGCTCGCTCGCCCTCGGTATGCATGAGGCGTCGATGGCGATGGGCGACGACGACCCGGCCGTCGCGGCGAAGGCGATGAAGAAGTACGGCAACCTCACCGAGCGGTTCGAGGCGGCGGGCGGCTATGCGGCCGAGGCCGAGGCGGCATCCATCGCCCATAACCTCTCGTTGCCCGACCGCATCCTCGACCAGCCGCTGAAGACCCTCTCGGGTGGGCAGCGCCGCCGTATCGAGCTCGCGCGCATCCTCTTCTCCGACGCGCAGACGATGATCCTCGACGAGCCGACCAACCACCTCGACGCCGACAGCGTCGTGTGGCTGCGCGAATTCCTCAAGGGCTACAAGGGCGGGCTCATCGTGATCTCGCACGACGTCGAGCTCGTCGGCGAGACCGTGAACCGGGTCTTCTACCTGGATGCCAATCGCCAGGTCATCGACGTCTACAACATGAACTGGAAGAACTACCTGCGCCAGCGGGTGGCCGACGAGGAGCGCCGCAAGAAGGAGCGCGTCAACGTCGAGAAGAAGGCCACCGCCCTGCAGCTGCAGGCGGCGCGGTTCGGCGCCAAGGCCTCGAAGGCCGCCGCCGCTCACCAGATGGTCGCGCGCGCCGAGAAGATGCTGTCCGGCCTCGACGAGGTGCGCCAGGACGAGCGGGTCGCGAAGCTCCGGTTCCCCAAGCCCGCGCCCTGCGGCAAGACGCCGCTCATGGCGTCAGGACTGTCGAAGTCGTACGGCTCGCTGGAGATCTTCACCGACGTCGACCTCGCGATCGACCGTGGCTCGCGCGTGGTGATCCTGGGCCTCAACGGTGCCGGTAAAACGACGCTGTTGCGCATCCTCGCCGGCGTCGACCAGCCCGACACGGGTCAGCTCGAGCCCGGCCACGGCCTGAAGATCGGCTACTACGCCCAGGAGCACGAGAACCTCGACGTCAACCGCTCGGTGCTCGAGAACATGATGTCGTCGGCCCCACACATCACGGCGACCGAGGCCCGGAAGGTGCTCGGATCGTTCCTCTTCGTCGGCGACGATGTGCTCAAGCCCGCCGGTGTCCTCTCGGGTGGCGAGAAGACGCGTCTGTCGCTCGCCACGCTCGTCGTGTCGTCGGCGAACATGCTGCTGCTCGACGAGCCGACGAACAACCTCGACCCCGCCTCGCGCGAAGAGATCCTCGGCGCGCTCGCGCACTACGAGGGCGCCGTGGTGCTCGTCTCGCACGACGAGGGCGCCGTCGAGGCGCTCAACCCCGAGCGCGTGCTGATCCTCCCCGACGGTGTCGAGGACATCTGGGGTCGTGACTACGCGGATCTGATCACGCTGGCTTGA
- a CDS encoding iron-siderophore ABC transporter substrate-binding protein, producing the protein MSRFRALAALAVGSALVLSGCAGTTAAPGSSEGSTGADGAFPVTLSNVFGEATISAKPERVVTVDWGNQDVALALGVVPVAMPKVTYADEDGDGLLPWTKDKLAELGAETPVLMDETNGYDYEAIADAQPDVILAAYSGMTQEQYDTLSKIAPVVTFQNVAWGTTWQDMTILDGTALGLKDEAEALVADKEKHITDEAAKYPAIADKKSLLTYYDPTNLSTLGFYNTLDPRMGYLEELGLAPSSYVASQSAASDTFWFTPSTEQIENFADVQVMVAYGADGMIAAMQADPLLSKIPAVANGAIAVIESGSTLSSAITPTPLNIGTSYGDEYIGLVGAAAEKAAS; encoded by the coding sequence GTGTCCCGATTCCGCGCTCTGGCGGCTCTCGCCGTCGGTTCCGCCCTCGTCCTCTCCGGCTGCGCCGGCACCACGGCCGCCCCCGGCTCCTCGGAGGGATCCACCGGGGCGGACGGCGCCTTCCCCGTGACCCTCAGCAACGTGTTCGGTGAGGCGACCATCTCCGCCAAGCCCGAGCGGGTCGTCACCGTCGACTGGGGCAACCAGGACGTCGCTCTGGCGCTCGGTGTCGTTCCGGTCGCCATGCCGAAGGTGACCTACGCGGACGAGGACGGCGACGGCCTGCTGCCCTGGACGAAGGACAAGCTCGCCGAGCTCGGCGCCGAGACCCCGGTGCTCATGGACGAGACCAACGGCTACGACTACGAGGCCATCGCCGACGCGCAGCCCGATGTCATCCTCGCCGCGTACTCCGGCATGACGCAGGAGCAGTACGACACACTCAGCAAGATCGCGCCGGTCGTGACCTTCCAGAATGTCGCGTGGGGCACCACCTGGCAGGACATGACCATCCTGGACGGCACCGCGCTCGGCCTGAAGGACGAGGCCGAGGCACTCGTCGCCGACAAGGAGAAGCACATCACCGACGAAGCGGCGAAATATCCCGCCATCGCCGACAAGAAGTCGCTCCTCACGTACTACGACCCGACCAACCTGTCGACGCTCGGCTTCTACAACACGCTGGACCCGCGCATGGGCTACCTCGAGGAGCTCGGGCTCGCGCCGTCCTCCTACGTCGCCTCGCAGTCGGCGGCATCGGACACCTTCTGGTTCACCCCCTCCACCGAGCAGATCGAGAACTTCGCCGACGTCCAGGTCATGGTGGCCTACGGAGCCGACGGCATGATCGCCGCGATGCAGGCCGACCCGCTACTGTCGAAGATCCCGGCCGTGGCGAACGGGGCGATCGCTGTGATCGAGAGCGGCTCGACCCTCTCGTCGGCCATCACCCCGACGCCGCTCAACATCGGCACGAGCTACGGCGATGAGTACATCGGCCTCGTCGGGGCCGCCGCGGAGAAGGCCGCGTCCTGA